In Sorghum bicolor cultivar BTx623 chromosome 8, Sorghum_bicolor_NCBIv3, whole genome shotgun sequence, one genomic interval encodes:
- the LOC8068819 gene encoding cellulose synthase-like protein D4, with amino-acid sequence MSRRLSLPAGSQVTVTVSPTRGKAAESPGDGVIKRSGGGGIGLTSPAPRHSLGGALASSTTVATLQLSPVRRSWGSRYASLDGGAGVGDSAEFVHYTVHIPPTPERNVAASADSIDEPAPAAYQDGGAAAEVRPPQRSYISGTIFTGGLNQATRGHVLNTSGNSTAVAASGNMSCKMRGCDMPAFLASGAGAGGGPCDCGFMICRECYADCVAAAGNCPGCKEPYSAGSDTDDDDVDGEDDEAVSSSEERDQLPLTSMAKRFSIMHSVKIPSNNGGGGGKPAEFDHARWLFETKGTYGYGNALWPKDGNGGGGFAGFEEPPNFGSRCRRPLTRKTSVSQAILSPYRLLIAIRLVALGFFLTWRIRHPNPEAVWLWALSVTCEVWFAFSWLLDSLPKLCPIHRAADLDVLAERFELPTARNPKGHSDLPGIDVFVSTADPEKEPPLVTANTILSILAADYPVEKLACYLSDDGGALLTFEALAETASFARTWVPFCRKHGVEPRCPEAYFGQKRDFLRNKVRVDFVRERRKVKREYDEFKVRVNSLPEAIRRRSDAYNAGEELRARRMQQEEAMAAGTLPGALPEAAAAVKATWMSDGSQWPGTWLTSAPDHSRGDHAGIIQAMLAPPTSEPVLGAEPAESGGLIDTTGVDIRLPMLVYVSREKRPGYDHNKKAGAMNALVRTSAIMSNGPFILNLDCDHYVHNSAALREGMCFMLDRGGDRVCYVQFPQRFEGIDPNDRYANHNLVFFDVAMRAMDGLQGPMYVGTGCVFRRTALYGFSPPRATEHHGWLGRKKIKLFLRKPTMGKKTDRENNNDREMMLPPIEDDAFQQLDDIESSALLPRRFGSSATFVASIPVAEYQGRLLQDTPGAHQGRPAGALAVPREPLDAATVAEAISVISCFYEDKTEWGRRIGWIYGSVTEDVVTGYRMHNRGWRSVYCVTRRDAFRGTAPINLTDRLHQVLRWATGSVEIFFSRNNALFASPRMKLLQRVAYFNVGMYPFTSVFLLVYCVLPAVSLFSGKFIVQSLNATFLALLLVITVTLCMLALLEIKWSGITLHEWWRNEQFWVIGGTSAHPAAVLQGLLKVIAGVDISFTLTSKPGGAGDDGEEEAFAELYEVRWSFLMVPPVTIMMVNAVAVAVASARTLYSEFPQWSKLLGGAFFSFWVLCHLYPFAKGLLGRRGRVPTIVFVWSGLISMTISLLWVYISPPAGARELIGGGGGFSFP; translated from the exons ATGTCGCGGCGGCTGTCGCTGCCGGCGGGGTCGCAGGTAACGGTGACGGTGTCACCGACGAGGGGCAAGGCGGCGGAGAGCCCCGGGGATGGGGTGATCAagaggagcggcggcggcgggatcgGGCTCACGAGCCCGGCGCCGAGGCACTCGCTCGGGGGAGCGTTGGCGTCGTCCACCACCGTCGCCACGCTGCAGCTCTCGCCCGTGCGCCGCAGCTGGGGGAGCCGCTACGCGTCGCTTGACGGCGGAGCCGGCGTGGGCGACAGCGCCGAGTTCGTGCACTACACCGTGCACATCCCGCCCACGCCGGAGCGGAACGTGGCGGCGTCCGCTGACTCCATCGACGAGCCGGCGCCGGCTGCGTACCaggacggcggcgcggcggcggaggtgCGCCCGCCGCAGAGGAGCTACATCTCCGGGACCATCTTCACTGGCGGGCTCAACCAGGCCACGCGCGGCCACGTGCTCAACACCTCCGGCAACAGCACCGCGGTCGCGGCCTCCGGTAACATGTCGTGCAAGATGCGCGGCTGCGACATGCCGGCGTTCCTGgcctccggcgccggcgccggcggcgggccGTGCGACTGCGGCTTCATGATCTGCCGCGAGTGCTACGCGGACTGCGTCGCGGCCGCGGGGAACTGCCCCGGCTGCAAGGAGCCATACTCTGCGGGGAGCGACACtgatgacgacgacgtcgaCGGCGAGGATGACGAGGCCGTCTCCTCGTCTGAGGAGAGGGACCAGCTGCCGCTCACGTCCATGGCGAAGCGCTTCTCCATCATGCATTCCGTGAAGATTCCCAGCaacaacggcggcggcggcggcaagccGGCCGAGTTCGACCACGCGCGCTGGCTCTTCGAGACCAAGGGCACCTACGGCTACGGCAACGCGCTCTGGCCCAAGGAcgggaacggcggcggcggcttcgcTGGGTTCGAGGAGCCCCCGAACTTCGGCTCCCGCTGCCGCCGGCCGCTCACCAGGAAGACCAGCGTCTCTCAGGCCATCCTCAGTCCTTACAG GCTGCTGATCGCAATCCGTCTGGTGGCGCTGGGGTTCTTCCTGACATGGCGCATTCGGCACCCGAACCCGGAGGCGGTGTGGCTGTGGGCGCTGTCGGTGACGTGCGAGGTCTGGTTCGCCTTCTCCTGGCTTCTCGACAGCCTCCCCAAGCTCTGCCCGATCCACCGGGCCGCCGACCTGGACGTCCTCGCCGAGCGCTTCGAGCTGCCCACGGCGCGCAACCCCAAGGGCCACTCCGACCTGCCCGGCATCGACGTCTTCGTCTCCACCGCCGACCCGGAGAAGGAGCCGCCGCTCGTCACCGCCAACACCATCCTCTCCATCCTCGCCGCCGACTACCCGGTCGAGAAGCTCGCCTGCTACCTctccgacgacggcggcgcgctGCTCACCTTCGAGGCGCTCGCCGAGACCGCAAGCTTCGCCCGCACCTGGGTGCCGTTCTGCCGCAAGCACGGCGTCGAGCCGCGCTGCCCGGAGGCCTACTTCGGCCAGAAGAGGGACTTCCTCAGGAACAAGGTGCGCGTGGATTTCGTCCGGGAGCGGCGGAAGGTGAAGCGGGAGTACGACGAGTTCAAGGTGAGGGTGAACTCGCTGCCAGAGGCCATCCGCCGGCGCTCCGACGCGTACAACGCCGGCGAGGAGCTGCGTGCCAGGAGAATGCAGCAGGAGgaggccatggccgccggcACCCTTCCCGGAGCTTTGCCTGAGGCAGCGGCGGCCGTGAAGGCGACATGGATGTCCGACGGCTCGCAGTGGCCTGGCACTTGGCTCACCTCTGCGCCAGATCACTCCCGTGGTGACCACGCCGGCATCATTcag GCAATGCTTGCGCCTCCGACTTCAGAGCCTGTGCTGGGCGCGGAGCCGGCGGAGTCCGGCGGGCTGATCGACACGACGGGCGTGGACATCCGGCTGCCGATGCTGGTGTACGTGTCCCGCGAGAAGCGCCCGGGGTACGACCACAACAAGAAGGCCGGCGCCATGAACGCGCTGGTGCGCACGAGCGCCATCATGTCGAACGGGCCCTTCATCCTCAACCTGGACTGCGACCACTACGTGCACAACTCGGCGGCGCTCCGGGAAGGGATGTGCTTCATGCTGGACCGCGGCGGCGACCGCGTCTGCTACGTCCAGTTCCCGCAGCGGTTCGAGGGCATCGACCCCAACGACCGGTACGCCAACCACAACCTCGTCTTCTTCGACGTCGCCATGCGCGCCATGGACGGGCTGCAGGGCCCCATGTACGTCGGCACGGGCTGCGTCTTCCGCCGCACCGCGCTGTACGGGTTCAGCCCGCCGCGCGCCACGGAGCACCACGGCTGGCTCGGGAGGAAGAAGATCAAGCTGTTCCTGAGGAAGCCCACCATGGGGAAGAAGACGGACAGGGAGAACAACAACGACAGGGAGATGATGCTGCCGCCGATCGAGGACGACGCCTTCCAGCAGCTCGACGACATCGAGTCGTCCGCGCTGCTCCCGCGGCGGTTCGGCAGCTCGGCAACGTTCGTGGCGTCCATCCCCGTGGCGGAGTACCAGGGGCGGCTCCTGCAGGACACGCCCGGCGCGCACCAGGGCCGCCCCGCCGGCGCCCTTGCCGTGCCCCGCGAGCCGCTCGACGCGGCGACCGTCGCCGAGGCCATCAGCGTCATCTCGTGCTTCTACGAGGACAAGACGGAGTGGGGGCGGCGCATCGGGTGGATCTACGGGTCGGTGACGGAGGACGTGGTGACGGGGTACCGGATGCACAACCGCGGGTGGCGGTCCGTGTACTGCGTGACGCGGCGCGACGCGTTCCGGGGCACGGCGCCCATCAACCTCACCGACCGCCTCCACCAGGTGCTCCGGTGGGCGACGGGGTCCGTGGAGATCTTCTTCTCCCGCAACAACGCGCTGTTCGCGTCGCCGCGGATGAAGCTCCTCCAGCGGGTGGCCTACTTCAACGTCGGCATGTACCCGTTCACCTCCGTCTTCCTCCTCGTCTACTGCGTGCTCCCGGCCGTCTCCCTCTTCTCCGGCAAGTTCATCGTGCAGTCGCTCAACGCCACGTTCCTGGCGCTGCTGCTCGTCATCACCGTCACGCTCTGCATGCTGGCGCTGCTGGAGATCAAGTGGTCCGGGATCACGCTGCACGAGTGGTGGCGGAACGAGCAGTTCTGGGTGATCGGCGGCACCAGCGCGCACCCGGCGGCCGTGCTGCAGGGCCTCCTCAAGGTGATCGCCGGCGTGGACATCTCCTTCACGCTGACGTCCAAGCCGGGGGgcgccggcgacgacggcgaggaggaggcgttCGCGGAGCTGTACGAGGTGCGGTGGAGCTTCCTGATGGTGCCGCCCGTGACGATCATGATGGTGaacgcggtggcggtggcggtggcgtcgGCGCGCACGCTGTACAGCGAGTTCCCGCAGTGGAGCAAGCTGCTgggcggcgccttcttcagcttctGGGTGCTGTGCCACCTCTACCCGTTCGCCAAGGGACTCCTGGGCCGCCGCGGCCGTGTGCCGACCATCGTGTTCGTCTGGTCGGGGCTCATCTCCATGACCATCTCGCTGCTCTGGGTCTACATCAGCCCTCCTGCGGGCGCCAGGGAGctcatcggcggcggcggcggattcAGCTTCCCGTAG